Sequence from the Miscanthus floridulus cultivar M001 chromosome 16, ASM1932011v1, whole genome shotgun sequence genome:
tcagctgggtgtctcagcatattgtctaccttacggtcttctttatgccaccgcaacaactttgtatggtctttatttctaaacaaatgttttaagcgtggtactataggagcataccacataaccttggtagggattttctttctaggacgttgttcaccctcgacgccaccaggatcatcgcgcctgatcttataccgcgctgctttacataccaggcattcatccaaattctcgtattcattgccatggtagaggatgcagtcattaggacatgcatgtatcttctggatttttaatcccaaagggcagacaacattttttgcttcgtacgtagtggtgggtaattcgtttggcttcggaagcatcttctttatgaggttcaataaattcccaaatgccttatcagatacaccattctttgccttccactgtagcaatttcagtgttgtacccaactttttttgcccctcttcggccgtcaggtatagcaacttcctatgatcctcaagcatgcgcccgaacttaactttctctttttcactttcgcattcttgttgtccatcacgaatggcatcgccaagagcatcaccgagatcatcttctgccgctacctcttcttcatctcccccattgtagtatcatcaaaggcaccatactgagcaataatgtcatcaatgtctaaatcttctccttctccttcttccatcataaccccgctttctccatgcttagtccaacatatatagtttgacatgaaacctgacttaagcaaatatgaatgaagactcattgagcttgaatattcctttaaattcttacatatggcacatggatagcacatgaaaccattccgcttatttgcctcgtccacacctaagaaatagtgcacgccctcaataaagtcttgggagcggcgatcggcattgtacatccaatggcatgacataatctgcattacatgacaaattatgaaaaccttgaacataattaagtattttattacacaacatagatgacacacacacggttgattaattaactaagcttagctacaacgtaagcaatcccaactatcactaaacaaactaaaactataatgcacttcagtagcataattatttcgtgactgtacgcaactaaaatagacaaatcattcttctgttgaatatcaataagcttctcctgctggctcactgcctcatcatcagcagccactacctcaagcgcacccgaattttgcacgtatgtagcataatcttcctcccaataCCAACCattgcatccattgccctcccactgaaattaaagccaaaaaatatttagtcaaaaatattcaagaaaagcaggtcaattagccataataataaaatgcgtaagaaacttacatcgcgatccgggcacttgtagaaaacacgacccttctTGGGtctctgtctcttgactcggtactccatcacaatcttctgcttatacTTGCCGCatataatgagagggagttctggcctcagtcgtttcacaaccgaacgagaggccgaggatccggtaccagttgtcatctactttctatacttatttttgcaaagtagtgtaaatttcacattttctaaaataatatatttaaacaaaactaaaattatttatttatctaactaaaccatgaaatatgtactatgtataatagtaaaataccaaactatcaagtgattttactattgtaaatcatcatgtgattttgagctaaaaatgacatagaaatcacatagctcaaaaacatgtttcaataaataaccatccgtactagttgaccttgcttacgtgatcatctcggcgagcatttctccaccgaacggTACCGTATTTGGCCAagaaagagctctgattctacgaggaagggaacacggtcttccacgaccgttgacgctctccctcgtaaaatcaaagctcctctttgacgtccgttaccgctcggcagagaacatgctcgccgagctgaacacggtccgcaagttcaactagtacggattttctacaattttctaacaattttctaagttttttatttcatggaaaaattaattctaagatcacgtaagccgtcggggacgaggatggcacgtgctccagcgaggacgagcgaggcgtgattttgatgaactaatttaacttttgtttatccaaacatatatgcaaatcatcatgtgattttgagttaaaaatgacatataaaatcataataaagtccaacatataaagttacacatgcatctacatcacaaaatgagataagctactgataaaacataagaggattaagtttgttacctccaaaatcaaagagcaacaccaatagagggggagagagcaagaaccacaacaagctgaagaacagaggcagtgagtttgaatggaatggctcgggctcggggaggaagaaatgagctggtctataggccgggataattagtcccggttaggaggccaaaccgggactaaagattaatctttattcccggggcatcacccaaactgggactaaaagctttagtcccggttggtattaccaaccaggacttagtcccggttggtaataccagctgggactaaagatccctgccccgaggACGAccattgggcaggaacctttagtcccggttggtattaccaaccgggactaaaggatcctttagtcccgggggcaaaaaatgccgaggctaatgccaaattgggacatcgttctaaagtctgttctctagtagtggttAGTCCTCAAGAAATGCATTAAAGAAAAAGATCAAATCAGTCGTTACAATTGTGGTATTAACTACGTGAACATTCAAGGCCGTCtagaaattctaaattttgaatttcaaaatctatgaacTTAGACACATATTTGATACTGTAAACgagacttcaaataaaaaaacattcCAAGTATAAAATTGTAAATTGTATTGAGAACAACAACTTTGGttagaccatgtcaacattgaggttgtttgaaaattttaaatttcaaatttcaaaattcatgAATATCAAACAATATTTTGGGATTAAAAAGTTTCAAATCAAAAACTCTTCAACTGTAAAGATATAGATCACGTCAAGGGCTACAGTTTTAATATAAAGCTTGTCTACGAGtttatatgaaaaagttatgaatgaTTGTTTTGTTGCAACAATTTATAGAGACAAACATCTTAACATGCCTGCCTCTAAAATTCGATTTATAGAGACAAACCATAGATTAATGGGGTTGTGTCCAAAAATAAACTTACATCCCCTGTGTTAATTAATTCCTCTTATTAGCTAGGATGTAGTACTAGGAATAGGAACATAGAGGGAGGCACAAACACGAGCCGACACCACTAAAGTTATATTCATTTGTTCACTGATGACGTGGATTATTAACGACCTTAAGCTCAGTTTATATATTGAATCCTTGTCGACAATCAGACATCATAATTAGTGGAGGCATGCAATAATTTCAACCACCAATAAACAACATTATACACATCTTCTGTccaaaaattttaaaatattttaATATAACCATATTGTGACCTTGTTAACGTGTCAGCAAATAAAAGCTCTGCTATCCATTCGGTTGCTTGGTTTCTAGTTCATGTGCAATTGTTCCGGCCTGGTGCATGGCGATGGGTAACAAGGCAAATGCacataatctctctctctctacacacacacatatatattcagtagccagctataaaataagttattctgtagccacctccatttacgataattttatatactaatttacgataacgtttatacatatttacgataattgggttactataacatggagatatttaccataacattatagtaaaccacttagcaaggagttactataatctcgtaaattaacatagtaattatcgtaactcaaagtggctacagaataagttattttgtagccagttacagaatagtgtgtgtgtgtgtatatatatatatatatatatatatatatatatatatatatatatatatatatatatatgtttttttgTTCCAGATAGGAGTATGCCCAGAAGTAACCATGATGTAATTATGTAGCTAGAGATTTCATTGAGCTTCATTATCATGTCCTAACAACTTATGCTAGCAGTTGACGTAGAGTGCGTTGACGTGTACTACGCTAGCAGTTGAGTCGACCACACGGCTTAAATAGTTGTTAGCTGATGGAATGAATCATGTCCTAACAAATCCCCATATCACCTATTTTTTAATTCGAGGATGAAATTAGCACGTATATACTTGTCGCCAAGTGGAAAACTGGCAATGTCAACACGCCTTGCAATGCAACGCCAGCTACAGCGTATGTTGTACCAGCCAACTGTGTGCTAGTAACGACCTCCCAAGAACATAATTCTTGCAGTTAAGAAGAACATGTTAACCAAAAACAAAATAGAGGCATGCATTCGTCTCTATAAATACCCTAACTAGGTGCCTCACATTGCCACCACACCAAGCATTCGCGTCTCTTTCAGTACTAGACATCACATCCTCCAATAGCAGCTTAGCTAGCTTGCTTCTAATATCCTAGCTAGCTTTCTAAGATCGATCTTGTTTACGTTAATATACAAGGATTAAGGAGAGCTAGCTTGGTGAGATCATCATATATATAATAAGCTAGCTGAAGATTTAAGTAGCAGCATATATATCATGGCGATGCCGACGTCGACGTCAACATGCAAGGCCACGCTGCTCATGGCGTTCGTCGCCACTGCTGTGCTGAGCACGGCGACGACGTCGTGGGCACAGTCGCCGCTGCAGATCAACTTCTACGGCCCGTCGTGCCCGCAGGCGGAGGCGACGGTGCGCAACGTCACCGCCGGGATCATCGCCAACGACCCCACCATGGGCGCCGCCTTCATGCGCCTcttcttccacgactgcttcgtcagggtatatttatatatgtatatataactttctttttagatatataataaagtcgTCAGGGTATAACTACACAGTACGTACTACTGATCATCGTCACACGAGAACACCATGTCGTTATTGCAAAATGACAAGCAGATCCCCTAAAAAAAATGACAAGCAGATATGTCATGTTTGGCAACTCTCTCAACATATTTTAGTACTCGCATAGTACAATCAGCACGTACGTAGTATGCTAATGCATGGCTCGGGCGGCTTAATTTGCACTGCAGGGGTGCGACGCCTCCATCCTGATCGACCCGACCAGCAGCAACACGCAGGTGGAGAAGAAGGCGATCGCGCTGCGCGGGTACGCCGCCGTGAACACGATCAAGGCGGCCGTGGAGGCGGTCTGCCCCGGCGTGGTCTCCTGCGCCGACATCCTGGCCTTCGCGGCGCGGGACACGGCGGTCGTCTCCGGCGGCTTCGCCAGCTTCGACATGCCCTCGGGCCGCCGCGACGGGACGGTGTCCAACTTCATCGAAGTGCTGCAGAACATCCCGTCGCCGACCTTCAAGCTCCAGGATCTCATCAACAACTTCGCCAAGAAGGGCCTCGACGTCGACGACCTCATCATTCTCTCCGGCGCGCACTCCTTCGGCCAGGCGCACTGCTCCTTCTGCAACGGCCGGCTGTACCCCACCGTCGACCCCACCATGGACGCCACCTACGCCTCCGATCTCAAGACGGTGTGCCCGGCGCCGGGCAGCAACAGCGGCAACCCGGTGATCAACAACAACCGGGTGACCGACCCCAACGTGCTCAGCAACCAGTACTACAGCAACCTGCTGGCGGGGAAGGTGCTCTTCGTGTCGGACCAGCAGCTCATGAACACCACCTACACGGCGGCCAAGGTGGCCAACAGCTCCGCTGACGCTGCCACGTGGATGAGCCAGTTCCAAACGGCGCTGGTGAAGATGGGCAGCATCCAGGTGCTCACCGGGACGGCCGGACAGGTCAGGAAGTTCTGCAACGTCGTCAATAGCAGCTAGAGGATCGGCCGGCTCACTAGCCTGTTGTACAATTGGTTCTAAAAATAGAACACAATTTGCCTTTTGCTTATAACTATACATATGTACTACCATGTGTCAAATTAAGTTCATACATACAGAAATATACAACCACTTGCAATCTAAGAACCGTGACTACTACATATATAACATATATACTATAGAGAACCAACCGTGGAAATGCATTATTGTTGTGGCCGCAACGGAGCGGTTGGAAGCGGCAAATGGTGCCCAGAAATATGGTACCGGAACGCACTTTAATTTCTCAGTCAAGTCCAGAACTTCCACACATTTAATTTCTAGAAAGTTCCGCACATGTGCAGAAGTTACTTTAATTTCTAGAAAGCTCCTCCTGTTCCAGCTACTGTAGCAGGGAGACGTTTTTCTCTGTCCTCGCGAAATGAACTAGGAGCCCGGAGAAGCCACGTTTTCTAgctcctccggctccggctcctctgtcaCTGTAGCATGGAGCCGGAGCCAGAGAcagccgtgccaaagagggccTAAGCTACAAATACGTATGGCAATAGTGATATCAAATATGATACAAAATAGAAGCCATTATGGTTACCCAAATGAAACAAATGCAATGAACTGCCAACGGAAGATAGACCGGTTGGTCGACGCTTCCTGTGGCACACCTCAGGTTCTGAGTTCGATCCCCCCTTGGGGGCGAATTTCAAGCCTGAGGGAAAAAAGAAATCTCCTCGTTTGTTCCATGCTAAAGTACAAGTCTGTGGTCGTTCCGTCTCACGGAGATGCGGTGCCGCTATATATGGGTGGCGCCGTGGTTCGGGGATTTTCTCGATctgcgtgagaagatcttcttcttaatgaaacacCGGTGGGACGTCGTCCCCCTACGGGTCGAGTTTTTTTGCAATGAACTATCAG
This genomic interval carries:
- the LOC136510051 gene encoding peroxidase 42-like; protein product: MAMPTSTSTCKATLLMAFVATAVLSTATTSWAQSPLQINFYGPSCPQAEATVRNVTAGIIANDPTMGAAFMRLFFHDCFVRGCDASILIDPTSSNTQVEKKAIALRGYAAVNTIKAAVEAVCPGVVSCADILAFAARDTAVVSGGFASFDMPSGRRDGTVSNFIEVLQNIPSPTFKLQDLINNFAKKGLDVDDLIILSGAHSFGQAHCSFCNGRLYPTVDPTMDATYASDLKTVCPAPGSNSGNPVINNNRVTDPNVLSNQYYSNLLAGKVLFVSDQQLMNTTYTAAKVANSSADAATWMSQFQTALVKMGSIQVLTGTAGQVRKFCNVVNSS